The following DNA comes from Microcella sp..
TCAGACCCCGTGAGACCGAGCTCGGGCACGCCCTGCTCGCCGAAGCCGTCGACCGGCGGAATGACGCCCGCGAGACGCGTGCCGGGCGTCGCGCACTCGATAAGAAGCGAGAAGCCGACGAGCTGAGGGCTCTCGGTGTCGACCGGGAATCGTTCGGCGTTCGTGCCGGCGAAGCCCGTCGTGGCGAGCTCGTCGCCCGTCTCGCCGTTGAACACCGAGTACTCGATGAGTGCGATATCGCCCGAGACGACCGCGTCGCCTTCGCCCTGCTCGAGCACGGTGCGCTGCGTGGCCTCGGCCGTCAGCGGACCCTCGAAGTCGATCGTCGGCACGCTGCCGAACGCGCCGTCGACGTTGATCGCGTCGGAGGCTGCCCCGGCGGGAGCGCAGTCGCCATCGCCGGTCGGGGCCTCACCGGGCGCGCACGCGGCGAGCGAGAAGAGCAGTGCGGCACTGAGGCCGGAAGAGAGCAGAGCGGAACGGCGGCGCACGAGGGGTTCCTCACGTCGGTATGGGCACGAAACGGCCATCCTCCCACGGCCTGCCTTGGACTCGCCTCGACGGCGACCCTACGCAAGCTCGGGAACGGCGCCCTCGATCACCGTGGTCGGCTCGTGGTGCACGGAGAAGTTCACCGAGTTGGCGATGAAGCACAGCTCGCTCGCCCGATGATGCAGCTGCTCAGCCCGGCGCGCATCCCCCTCGTCGTGATGTGCGGCCAGCGTCACGACCGGTCGCAGCGTCGCCTCGATGAGCCGACCGCCGTCGCCCTCCTGCTGAAGCGTTCCGGTCGCCTCGTCGTGGTAGTCGACGACGACGACACCGTTCGTCGCGGCGACATGCAGGTAGCTCAGCATGTGGCACTGCGAGAGAGCGGCGATCACCATCTCTTCGGGGTTCCAGCGGTCGGCGTCGCCGCGGAACACGCGATCGCTCGAGCCCTCGATCTCGTGCCGCTTGCCTGCGGCGTGGATGCGGTGGTCGCGGCCATAGGCGCGGTACGTCGCCGTGCCCTCGCCCCGGTTGCCGGTCCACTGCAGGGCGACCGCGAAGTGGTGTCGATCGTGCACAGGAAGCTCCTCTCGCACCCGGGCCCGACGCAGAGGCCGGGAGTACACTCATCCCACCATGACTGACACCCTTTCTGCGCCCGCAGCCCCGTCATTCGAGGGCTCTGCCCCGACCGTCGCTCAAGAGCGCCGCGTCGTCACCGCCATTCCCGGCCCTGCCTCACAGGCCCTGCACGAGCGCCGCCTCGCCGTCGTGAGCGCCGGCGTCGGCACCTCGCTGCCCGTCTACATCGACCGGGCGCACGACGCGATCGTCGTCGACGTCGACGGCAACCACTTCATCGACCTCGGTGGCGGCATCGGGGTCATGGGTGCAGGCCACACGAACGACGCCGTCGTCGCGGCCGTGCAGGCCCAGGTCGCCAAGGTCACTCACACGCTCTTCACCGTGACGCCCTATGAGCCCTATGTGCGCGTTGCCGAGCTGCTCGTGCAGCACACCCCCGGCGACCACGCCAAGAAGGTCGTGCTGGTCAACTCGGGCGCCGAAGCGCTCGAGAACGCCGTGAAGATCGCGCGCAAGCACACCGGCCGAGCCGGAGTCGCCGTGCTCGATCACGGCTACCACGGCCGCACGAACCTCACGATGGCCATGAACTTCAAGGCCATGCCCTACAACCTGGGCTTCGGGCCGTTCGCGAGCAACATCTACCACGCCCCCAGCTCGTATCCCTTCCACGACGGGCTCTCGGGTGCCGAGGCGGCGAAGCGCACGATCTCGTACCTCGAGAAGCGCGTCGGCGCCGACGACCTCGCGTGCCTCGTCGCCGAGCCGATTCAGGGCGAAGGCGGGTTCATTGTTCCCGCTGAGGGCTACCTCGTGGCCCTGCAGGAATGGTGCACGGCGAACGGCGTCGTCTTCATCGCCGACGAGGTGCAGTCGGGCGTCGCCCGCACGGGTGCCTACTACGCGAGCGAACACTTCGGCCTCGTGCCCGACATGATCACGACCGCCAAGGGCATCGCGGGCGGCATGGTGCTCGCCGGCGTCGTCGGCCGCGCCGACATCATGGACAGCTCTCACGCTGGCGGCCTCGGCGGCACCTACGGCGGCAACCCCGTCGCGTGCGCTGCCGCGATCGCCGTGTTCGAGCAGATCGAGCAGCGCGATCTGCTCGGGCGCGCGCAGCACATCGAGTCGGTACTGCTGCCGCTGCTGCACGATCTGAAGGCGAAGCACCCGCGCATCGGCGACGTGCGCGGCATGGGCGCCATGCTCGCGATCGAGTTCGTCGACCCCGAGACGCACGAGCCCGACGCCGGCATCGTCACGCGCGCCGTGGCCGCGGCAGCGCAACAGGGCGTGCTGCTGCTGAGCGCCGGCACCTACGGCAACGTCATCCGCTTCCTGCCCGCTCTCACGATCAGCGACGAGCTGCTGCGCGAGGCGATCAGCGTGCTCGACGACGCCCTCTCAGCCTGACGCCGGCAGTGTCTGAAGGGGGTGCTCGGGCGCTCGACGTCGAGGACTCGGTCGAGCTCGCCCGCATCGAGCGCAGCGGACTCGTCGAATCGCGCCACATCGGTGCGGCCGCCGTAATGGATGCCGACGGCACGGTGTTGCGCGCGGTCGGCGACGTATCCGCGACGATCTACCCTCGCTCAACGCTCAAACCGCTGCAGGCGGTCGCGATGCTGCGTGCCGGGGCGCAGTTCACCGACGTCGAGCTCGTGCTCGCGGTCTCGAGCCACTGCGGCAGCCCTGAGCATGTCGCCATCGTCGAACGGATGCTCGCTCACGACGGCCGGAACGAGAACTCTCTGCAGTGCCCTCCCCTGTGGCCGCTCGGCTCCGAGCAGCGTGCATCGCTGCAGGCGGCCGCCCTCGGGCCGTCGCGCTTGACGAACAACTGCTCGGGCAAGCACGCAGGGCTACTCCGCGCGAGCGACGCGCTCGGCGCTGACGCGGGGCAGTACCTCGAGACGGAGCATCCGGTTCAGGAGCTCATTCGCGACGTCGTCGCGGAGTTCACCGCGCAGCCTCTGGCTCACCTCGCCGTCGACGGCTGCGGTGCTCCCATGGCAGCCACGAGCCTCGCCGGACTCGCTCGCGGCATCGCGCGGCTCACGCGCGGCGACGAACCCGAGGCGCGCCGCGTCATGGAGGCGGTGCTCGCGGAGCCCTGGGCGATCGACGGCGCCGGGCGGGCGAACACCGTCGTCATCGAGCGGCTGGGCGCCCTCGCCAAGCTCGGCACCGAGGGTCTCGTCGTCATCGGCACCCGCGAGGGCGTCGCCGTGGCGGTCAAGGTGCTCGACGGTTCGATGCGCGCCACCACTCCGGTCGCACTGACGCTGCTCGCCTCGGTCGGCGCGATCGACGGCGCGGTGGCCCGTGAGCTCATCGAGGAGACAAGCCAGCGAGTGCACGCCGGCGGCCGAGAGATCGGACGACTGACCGTCAGTGCTTTCTGACCATCCGTGCTTCCTGACCGTCCGTGTGCGACGAGCGGTCAGACGGGGAGGGCGGTGCGCTGCGTCAGCCCTGCTTCGCGAGCTTGCGTCGCCGGGCAGCCGCGGAGAACTGCGATACCAGTACGAGAATGATCGCCAGGAAGAACACGGCCGAAGCGATGACGTTCGCTTCTGCCGGTATTCCTCGGGCGGCCGCCGTGTACACGAAGCTCGGGAAGGTGACTTCGGCACCACGGTTGAAGTTCGTGATGATGAAGTCGTCGAAACTCAAGGCGAACGACAGCAGGGCAGCCGCGACGATACCGGGCAGCAGCATCGGGAAGGTGATGCGCCAGAAGACCTGTCGCGGGTTGCCGTAGAGGTCGCGACCCGCCTCTTCGAGAGCGGGGTCGAGGCTCGCGACCCGAGCGCGCACCGTCACCACGACGAAGCTCAAACAGAACAGCGTGTGGGCGAGGATGATCGTGCCCAGACCCTTCGGAACGCCGGCCTGCAAGAACTGCGCCGCGAGACCGGCGCCGAGCACGACCTCGGGTGTGGTCATCGGCAGGAAGATCAGCAGCGTCGTGGTGTTGCGGAACCGGAACCGGTAGCGCACGAGAGCAATCGCGATCATGGTGCCGAGAGTCGTGGCCATCACGGTCGCGACGACGCCGATGAGAACGCTGTTGCCGAATGCCTGGCACACCGTCTGCGCCTCGCACACGTTGAGCCAGTTGTCGAACGTGAACCCGCGCCAGATGATGTTCGTGCGCCGGGCGTCGTTGAACGAGAAGACGATCGTGTACACGATCGGAATGAGCAGGAAGACGAACGCCATCGCCGAGTAGACCCAGATGGCGTACTTGCCGAAGCCCTTCACAGCAGCTCCTCCGTTCCGCTGCGCTTCACGTAGAGACTGACCAGAATCAAGATGAAGGCCATGAGCACAAGCGACAGCGCTGCCGCGGCCGGGAAGTTCTGCAGCACCAGGAAGTTCGTCTCGATCACGTTGCCGATCATGGTCGTGTCGGCCGAGCCGAGGAACTCGCGCGAGGCATTGATGTAGTCGCCCGCTGCGGGGATGAAGGTGAGCAGGGTTCCTGACATGACGCCCGCCGCTGAGAGCGGAAGGGTGACCGTGCGGAAGGTCGTTGCCGGACTGCCGTAGAGGTCGTTGCCCGCCTCGATCAAGCGCAGGTCGAAGCGCTCGAGCGTCGCGTAGATCGGCAGGGTCATGAACGGGATGAAGTTGTAGGTGAGGCCGAAGATCACCGAGAACGCGGTGCCCGTGATCGCTTCACCCGGACCGAGAACGCCCAGTGACGACAGGATCCCCGAGACCGGCCCCT
Coding sequences within:
- a CDS encoding asparaginase, with the protein product MSEGGARALDVEDSVELARIERSGLVESRHIGAAAVMDADGTVLRAVGDVSATIYPRSTLKPLQAVAMLRAGAQFTDVELVLAVSSHCGSPEHVAIVERMLAHDGRNENSLQCPPLWPLGSEQRASLQAAALGPSRLTNNCSGKHAGLLRASDALGADAGQYLETEHPVQELIRDVVAEFTAQPLAHLAVDGCGAPMAATSLAGLARGIARLTRGDEPEARRVMEAVLAEPWAIDGAGRANTVVIERLGALAKLGTEGLVVIGTREGVAVAVKVLDGSMRATTPVALTLLASVGAIDGAVARELIEETSQRVHAGGREIGRLTVSAF
- a CDS encoding ABC transporter permease, whose amino-acid sequence is MKGFGKYAIWVYSAMAFVFLLIPIVYTIVFSFNDARRTNIIWRGFTFDNWLNVCEAQTVCQAFGNSVLIGVVATVMATTLGTMIAIALVRYRFRFRNTTTLLIFLPMTTPEVVLGAGLAAQFLQAGVPKGLGTIILAHTLFCLSFVVVTVRARVASLDPALEEAGRDLYGNPRQVFWRITFPMLLPGIVAAALLSFALSFDDFIITNFNRGAEVTFPSFVYTAAARGIPAEANVIASAVFFLAIILVLVSQFSAAARRRKLAKQG
- a CDS encoding OsmC family protein produces the protein MHDRHHFAVALQWTGNRGEGTATYRAYGRDHRIHAAGKRHEIEGSSDRVFRGDADRWNPEEMVIAALSQCHMLSYLHVAATNGVVVVDYHDEATGTLQQEGDGGRLIEATLRPVVTLAAHHDEGDARRAEQLHHRASELCFIANSVNFSVHHEPTTVIEGAVPELA
- the gabT gene encoding 4-aminobutyrate--2-oxoglutarate transaminase, with product MTDTLSAPAAPSFEGSAPTVAQERRVVTAIPGPASQALHERRLAVVSAGVGTSLPVYIDRAHDAIVVDVDGNHFIDLGGGIGVMGAGHTNDAVVAAVQAQVAKVTHTLFTVTPYEPYVRVAELLVQHTPGDHAKKVVLVNSGAEALENAVKIARKHTGRAGVAVLDHGYHGRTNLTMAMNFKAMPYNLGFGPFASNIYHAPSSYPFHDGLSGAEAAKRTISYLEKRVGADDLACLVAEPIQGEGGFIVPAEGYLVALQEWCTANGVVFIADEVQSGVARTGAYYASEHFGLVPDMITTAKGIAGGMVLAGVVGRADIMDSSHAGGLGGTYGGNPVACAAAIAVFEQIEQRDLLGRAQHIESVLLPLLHDLKAKHPRIGDVRGMGAMLAIEFVDPETHEPDAGIVTRAVAAAAQQGVLLLSAGTYGNVIRFLPALTISDELLREAISVLDDALSA
- a CDS encoding ABC transporter permease, translated to MAFTAFSSSTAVVEPVARRKSPIALFLLLPGIFYLILFFVTPLISLVITSLQEPDPVIFGQFQNAFNWQNYVVVLETYWQQAIRSAGYAALATLFALLIGFPLAYFIGITLRPYPLLQALALVLVIAPFFISFLLRTLAWKQIFSTEGPVSGILSSLGVLGPGEAITGTAFSVIFGLTYNFIPFMTLPIYATLERFDLRLIEAGNDLYGSPATTFRTVTLPLSAAGVMSGTLLTFIPAAGDYINASREFLGSADTTMIGNVIETNFLVLQNFPAAAALSLVLMAFILILVSLYVKRSGTEELL
- a CDS encoding FKBP-type peptidyl-prolyl cis-trans isomerase — encoded protein: MRRRSALLSSGLSAALLFSLAACAPGEAPTGDGDCAPAGAASDAINVDGAFGSVPTIDFEGPLTAEATQRTVLEQGEGDAVVSGDIALIEYSVFNGETGDELATTGFAGTNAERFPVDTESPQLVGFSLLIECATPGTRLAGVIPPVDGFGEQGVPELGLTGSESLVFVIDVVSIVPPPLERAEGESQEAPEGFPTVELAENGAPTITLPDSEPFTEFDLAVLILGDGPVVEDGQTVTVQYTGMNWNTGEIFDSSWERGAPTDFPTSGVIQGFRDALVGQTVGSQIIAIIPPDLGYGPSGGTPDGSIGPDDVIVFVVDILAAS